The segment GCGGGCCGCTCCGGCCGCCCGACGGCGGTGACGAGGGTGGGCTCGGGCATCCGGCTGCGGGCGAGGCCGGTGAACTGGCGCGGGGACCAGGGCAGGTTGACGGGTTCGGCGGTGCCCCAGCCGGCCGGGCCGGCGCCGGTGAGGGTCTGCCAGGCGGTCTCCAGCGCGCCGCCGAGCAGGGTGTCCGCCTCGGCGGGGTGCTCCGTGCGCAGGTGGACGGTCAGCCGCCGCTCCCCGGCCGCGGCGGCGGGCCGCTGGAAGGCTCCGGCGAGCCGGGCCTGGCCCTGTTCGTCGCGGGCGGGTGCGAAGGTGCCGTCCTGCCAGGCCAGTACGGCTCCGGAGAGGCCGTCGTAGTAGCCGCAGTCGGGGTCCTGGACCACCCACCGGTTCGGCGCGCCGGTCAGCACGGTGCGCAGCGGCAGGCTGAGCCGGCAGTGGGCGGGGGTGACGATGTGCAGGGCCGCGCCGAAGGCGGCCGTGGTGCGCAGGACGTCCGACAGCCAGGCGGTCAGCGGGACGACGGGCCGGTCGGCGAGGACGACGGCGGTGGATTCGGTGACCACGTCGACGGTGGGCAGGGCTCCGGCCGGTGCGGGCGCCGCCGAGGCCTCGGAGGTGACGGGCACGGTCGTGACCCGGCCGGCCCCCTCGGGCCAGACGGACCCGCCCAGGACCTCGGCGAGCCGTCCGGCGACGGCCCCGGCGAGCTCCGCCGCCTCGGGCACGGCCGTGGAGGCGCGGGTCTCGGTCCACCAGACGGGGGTTTCGGCCGGGGTGCCGAGGAGCCGCTGGGCCTCCCCGGGTACCTGGACGAGCACCGGCGCCTCGACCGAGACCAGGGGCCGGCCGCCCGCGCCGAGCAGCTGGACGACGGCCCCCTCGCCGGTGCTCGCCGCGTCCAGGTCGGCGCCGCCGGCCGCGAGGGCCACCAGCAGGGCGGCGGCGTCGGGCATCTTCGGGGTGAGGGCGATGACGTCCTTGGTCACGGTGTCGGGGCGCTTCCTGGTCGGCGGGGCTGGGGGGCTGCCGGGTCTCCGTGGCGTCGTGGGGATCCGTGATCCGTCGGGCGTCGTGGGGATCCGTCAGGTATCGCGGGGATCCGTCAGGGGCTCCCCAGGGCGGTCTGGACGACCTGGTGGGGGCGGCCGCGCCGCACCAGCGTGCCCCGGCCGGGCGGCTGGGCGCTCGCGTACAGCTGCGGGAACAGCTGGCCCTCCGAGCGTTCGCCGTTCATGACGAGCGCGGCGGTGCCCGATTCGCGCAGGGTGGTCAGCAGCGGTTCGTACAGGGCCCGGGAGGAGCCGGCGACGCGGCGGGCGATGACGAAGTGCAGTCCGATGTCCTGGGCGGAGGGCAGGTACGGCACGAACGCCTGGAGCGGCTGCTGTCCGGCGGTGGTGAGGATGTCGTAGTCGTCGACGAGGACCACGATGCGCGGTCCGGCGAAGCCGGGGCCCTCGCCCGGATCGGCGTCGGGGTCGAGGCCGTCCTCGGGGAGCCGCTTGTCGAGTTCCTTGGCGATCCCGGCCGACAGCGCGGCGGCGATCTTCGCGTTGTGCGCGTAGCCGCCCCGGTAGGGCTCGGGAACCACGCCGCGCAGCCCGCGCCGGGGGTCGTAGACGGCGAAGACCAGTTCGTCCTCGCCGTAGCGGGCGATGAGCTGGCGGGCGACGAGGGCGAGGAGGTTGGTCTTGCCGCACTCGTTGTCGCCGAGGATCAGCAGGTGCTGGTCCTGGCCGAACAGGTCGAGGAGGACGGGCGCGAGGACGTCCTGGTCGACGCCGACGGGAATGCGGTGCGGTTCCTCGTCGGCGGAGGGCAGCCGGTCGGCGGGGAGCCGGGAGGGCAGGACGCGTACGGGGGAGGCGAGTTCGCCGTGCCAGGTGGCGCTGACGGTGCCGGCGGCCTCTTCCAGGGCGGCGGCCAGGTCGGTGGTGCCGTCGCGGGAGTCGATGCGCGGCAGCGCGGTCTGGGCGAAGAGCTTGCCGTCGGTGAGGACCCGGCCGGGGGTGTCCGCGGAGATGGTCGCGGACAGTTTGCGGTCGATGGCCGAGTCGGAGGGGTCGCCCAGGCGCAGTTCGACGCGGCCGCCGAAGAGCGACTGGTTGGCGATGCGGACGTCGTTCCAGCGCAGCATGCCGGCGACGACGTGGATGCCGTAGCCGCCGCCGCGCTTGAGCAGGTCGGTGACGGCGTCGTCGAGGGAGTCGAACTCCTCGCGCAGGGCCCCGTATCCGTCGACGAGCAGGACGATGTCGGTGGAGCGGAGCTCGGGCAGCAGGCCCTTGGCGCGCATCGCCCGGAGCTGGTCGACGGAGTCGATGGAGTGCTCGCGGAACAGCTGCTCGCGGACGGCGAGCATGGCCCGTACCTCGGCGACCGTGCGGGCGGCCCGCTCGCGGTCGGCGCGGCCGGCGATGCCGCCGACGTGCGGGAGTCCGGCGAGGGCGGCGAGGCCGCCGCCGGCCAGGTCGAGGCCGTATATCGCGATGTCCTGCGGGGTGTGGGTCAGGGCCAGGGAGAGGGCGAGGGTGCGCAGCAGGGTGGTCTTGCCGGACTGGGGGCCGCCGGTGACGGCGGTGTGCCCGCCGGCGACGGTCAGGTCGAGTTCCCAGGGGCCGCGCCACTGCCGGGCCGGGTCGTCGAGCACGCCGAGCGGTACCCGCAGCGGGGCGCGGCGCGGCTTGTCGAGGGGGCCGGTGCCGCCGGGGCCGAGCCGGAGCCCGTGCTCGGTGACGGACAGGGGGCCGGCGGCGACGTCGAGGGGGATGGCGTCGGGCAGCGGGGGCAGCCAGATGCGGCGGACGGGCGGGGCGGCGTCGGCGAGCTGGTCGACGATGACGGAGAGCACGCTGGGCCCGGTCTCGCGGGCGGTGGCGGTGGGCTTCTCCTCGGCGGGCCCGGCGGGGCCGGTCTCGTCCTGGAGGGTGTTGAAGGTCGGGTAGGCCAGGGCGAGGGGGCCCTCTTCGGCGGCGCCGGGCCCGGCGGCCGGGCCCCGGTAGCGGCCGGAGACGTAGCCGGCCTTGAAGCGGGTGTAGGTGGAGGTGTCCACCTTGAGGTAGCCGAAGCCGGGCAGCGGCGGCAGCAGGAAGGCGTCGGTGGTGTCGAGGACGGTGCGGGACTCGTCGGCGGAGAAGGTGCGCAGGCCGAGCCGGTAGGAGAGGTAGGTGTCCAGGCCCTTGAGCTTGCCGCCCTCGATGCGCTGGCTGGAGAGCAGCAGGTGCACGCCGATGGAGCGGCCGATGCGGCCGATGGACAGGAACAGGTCGATGAAGTCGGGCTTGGCGGTGAGGAGTTCGCCGAACTCGTCGATGACGACGAACAGGTGCGGCAGCGCCTCCAGTTCGGGCTTCTCGGCGCGCAGGACCGCGTAGTGGCCGATGTCGGCTACGTTCCCGGCGTCCTTGAGGACCTGCTGGCGGCGCTTGACCTCGCCGGCGAGGCTGGTGTGGACCCGTTCGACCAGCCCGGCCTGGTTCTCCAGGTTGGTGATGACGCCGGCGACGTGCGGGAGCTTTTCGAAGGGGGCGAAGGTGGCGCCGCCCTTGTAGTCGACGAGGACCATGGCGAGGTCCTCGGGCGCGTGGGTGGCGACCAGGGCGAGGACGAGCGTGCGCAGCAGCTCGCTCTTGCCGGAGCCGGTCGCGCCGACGCACAGGCCGTGGGGGCCCATGCCGAGCTGGGAGGACTCCTTCAGGTCGAGGAGTACGGGGCCGTGGCGGTCGTCGATGCCGACGGGGACGCGCAGGAAGTCCCGCTCGCTGCGGGGCGCCCACAGCCGGTCCACGTCGAGCCGGGCCGGGTCGGTGATGCCGAGCAGGCCCATGAAGTCGACCGTGCCGGAGACGGGGGTGCCCTCGGCGACGGACTCGGCGGACAGCCGCAGCGGGGCGAGCATCCGGGCAAGGCCCTCGGCGGTGGCCGGGCCGAGGGCGTCGGTCAGGCCCTCGGCGGCGGGGGCCTGCGGGGTGCGCAGGTCGCGGACGGTGACGTGGCAGCCGTCGGGGCCGCCGGAGCCGGTGACGGTGATCCGTATCGCCACCTCGTCGGGTTCGTGGACCTGTTCGGCGAGGAGGTGGATGACGGTGGTGTTCATGTCGGCCAGGCCCACCGCGGTGTCGGGGCGGGGCAGTTCGACGGCGTTGCCCCCGTACTCGTCGCTGACGACGAGCAGCCGGCCGGCGAGCCGCAGGGCGCCCCGGTCGGACAGGCCGCGGCGCACCTCGGCGGCGTACGAGGCGCGGCGGCGCAGGTCGGGGGCGAGGACCCCGGCGGCGAGCTGGGGCAGGCTGGGGGCGATCCGTCGGGCGGCGACGGGCCCGTCCTGTTCCTGCTGGTCGAGGACGTGCGGCAGCCACTTGGCCCACTCCCAGTCGTCCAGCCGCTCCCCGGGCACGCCGAGGGCGATGGCCACGTCGTCGGGGGCGTGCAGGACGGCGGTGTGCGCGAGGAGGGCGCGGGCGACGCTCAGGACGCCTTCGCGGTCGCCGATGATGCTGACGTTCCCGGCCCGGTCGAGGGGGACGGTCAGCGGGAAGTCGCTGGCGCGGGCGAAGCGGGCCATGAGGGCGCCGGCCTCGTTGAGCATGAACCGGTCGGGCGGGGTGAGGACGTTCCCGGCGCCCGACGCGAGGGCGATCTCCTGGACGGCGACGGCCCCGGTGCCCAGGCGGGGGCACAGGAAGTCGGCGTCGGTGCGGCGGCGTTCCCACAGCCGCGCGGGGCTGCGTACGAGGTCGTAAAGGGCCTCCGGCGGCGGGTTGAGGCGGCGGGCCTCCTCGCGCAGCGCCTTCTCGCGGGCGCCCAGTTCCTCGCGCTGCTCCTCCAGGTACTCCAGGTAGCGCTCGCGCTGGGCGCGGCGGGTGCGCTGGGCCTTGCCGCGCTGGGACCAGAACAGGGCGATGGCGCCGATCAGCGCGAAGACCAGGACGATCGCGCCGACGGCGGCGAACTGGCTGTTGCGGACGACGGTCATCATCACGACCGAGCCCATGACGCCGGCCATCGGCAGCAGGGCGGTGGCCGGGCTGCCGATCTTCCCCTCGGGGAGGTTCGGCGGGGCTTCGACCAGGCGGGGTTCGCCGGGGGCGAGGGGCAGGGTGCCGCGGGCCGGGCGGTGGACGAGCTGCTGGGTCACCGGGCGCCGCCGGCCGCCGGGAGGGCCACGGCCCGCTGCAGGACCTCGGCGGCCAGCCGGACGGCGGCCTGCCGGGTGCCTTCGCCGAGGAGGTCGGTACGGACGGCGCCGCCGGAGGCGAGGTGGCGGTCGTAGGGCAGGACGACGACGCCGGCGCCGGTGGCGGCGAGCCTCTCGGTGGCCTTGGCGAGGTCGACGGCCGGGTGCGGGGACTGCACGGTGAGCACGACGACCGTGCGGGGCAGGACGGGCACGGGCAGGGAGGCGAGCCAGTCGAGGACGGCGTGGGTGGAGACGAGGCCCTCGGCGGTGGCGGGGGTGGTGAGGACGCGGGCGTGCGCGGTGTCGAGGGCGGTCCGGGCGACCTCGCCGGGAAGGGTCTCGCAGTCGACGACGGTGACGCCGAAGTAGCGGCGCAGGGCGACCATGACGGTCCGGTAGGTGGCGACGTCGACCTGGGCGCCGATGCGGCCCTGGCTGCCGGGCAGCAGCCAGCCGCCGTCGGGGAGCGGGACGAGGTAGCCGGTGATGTCGGTGAGCTGCATGGAGGGGCGGACGATCTGGGCGAGGTCGCCGCAGGTCCAGCGCAGGGACTCGACACCGAGCCGGACGGGCAGGGTGCCGAGGGCGGCGTCGGCCTCCAGGGTGAGCACCGGGTCGTGGCGGAAGTGGTTGTAGGTGCGGCTGAGGAGGGCGGTGACGGTGGTCTTGCCGGAGCCGCCGCGGATGCTGGTGACGACGATGTGCCGCCCGGTGGTGACGGGCTGCTGCACCTGAGCGGCGAGCCCGGTCTCGGCGGCGACGGCCTTGGCGGCGGAGGACCCGAGGGCCCCGCGCAGGGTCCGCAGGGTGCGCCGCATCAGGGGGTCCCCGTGCCGGGGCCGCCCGAGGGGCGCGCCGGCCCCGAGGACGGGCACGGTCTCGGGTGCGGCCCGGCGGCTGGGGCGGGGCTGCGGCTGGGGCTGCTGGTAGGCGGGCTGCTGGTGACGCGGCCCGGGGACGGGCGCTGCGGCCTCCTCCCACGGCCCGGCACCGGCGGCGGACGGCGCGTACGCCTGGCCGGGGGCCGGGTACGCCTCGCCCGGCCGGGGGCCCTGGCCGGGACCCGCTTGCGGGACGGGCCCGCCAGGCGCCGGATACGGCCGGCCGGCGGATGCCGGGAAGGCCTCGCCCGGGCGGGGGCCCTGGCCGGGGGCCGGGTACGCCTCGCCCGGCCGGGGGCCCTGGCCGGGACCCGCCTGCGGGACGGGCCCGCCGGGCGCCGGATACGGCCGGCCGGCGGACGCCGGGAAGGCCTCGCCCGGGCGGGGGCCCTGGCCGGGGGCCGGGGCGCCCGGGCGGGGGCCCTGGCCGGGACCCCGGTCCGCGACCGCCCCGCCGGGGGCCTCGTACGCCTGGCCGGGGGCGGGGCCGCCCGAGGCCGGGAAGGCATCGGCCTGAGCCGGGTGGCCGGTCTGCGGCGGTACGGGGG is part of the Streptomyces katrae genome and harbors:
- the eccCb gene encoding type VII secretion protein EccCb; the encoded protein is MTQQLVHRPARGTLPLAPGEPRLVEAPPNLPEGKIGSPATALLPMAGVMGSVVMMTVVRNSQFAAVGAIVLVFALIGAIALFWSQRGKAQRTRRAQRERYLEYLEEQREELGAREKALREEARRLNPPPEALYDLVRSPARLWERRRTDADFLCPRLGTGAVAVQEIALASGAGNVLTPPDRFMLNEAGALMARFARASDFPLTVPLDRAGNVSIIGDREGVLSVARALLAHTAVLHAPDDVAIALGVPGERLDDWEWAKWLPHVLDQQEQDGPVAARRIAPSLPQLAAGVLAPDLRRRASYAAEVRRGLSDRGALRLAGRLLVVSDEYGGNAVELPRPDTAVGLADMNTTVIHLLAEQVHEPDEVAIRITVTGSGGPDGCHVTVRDLRTPQAPAAEGLTDALGPATAEGLARMLAPLRLSAESVAEGTPVSGTVDFMGLLGITDPARLDVDRLWAPRSERDFLRVPVGIDDRHGPVLLDLKESSQLGMGPHGLCVGATGSGKSELLRTLVLALVATHAPEDLAMVLVDYKGGATFAPFEKLPHVAGVITNLENQAGLVERVHTSLAGEVKRRQQVLKDAGNVADIGHYAVLRAEKPELEALPHLFVVIDEFGELLTAKPDFIDLFLSIGRIGRSIGVHLLLSSQRIEGGKLKGLDTYLSYRLGLRTFSADESRTVLDTTDAFLLPPLPGFGYLKVDTSTYTRFKAGYVSGRYRGPAAGPGAAEEGPLALAYPTFNTLQDETGPAGPAEEKPTATARETGPSVLSVIVDQLADAAPPVRRIWLPPLPDAIPLDVAAGPLSVTEHGLRLGPGGTGPLDKPRRAPLRVPLGVLDDPARQWRGPWELDLTVAGGHTAVTGGPQSGKTTLLRTLALSLALTHTPQDIAIYGLDLAGGGLAALAGLPHVGGIAGRADRERAARTVAEVRAMLAVREQLFREHSIDSVDQLRAMRAKGLLPELRSTDIVLLVDGYGALREEFDSLDDAVTDLLKRGGGYGIHVVAGMLRWNDVRIANQSLFGGRVELRLGDPSDSAIDRKLSATISADTPGRVLTDGKLFAQTALPRIDSRDGTTDLAAALEEAAGTVSATWHGELASPVRVLPSRLPADRLPSADEEPHRIPVGVDQDVLAPVLLDLFGQDQHLLILGDNECGKTNLLALVARQLIARYGEDELVFAVYDPRRGLRGVVPEPYRGGYAHNAKIAAALSAGIAKELDKRLPEDGLDPDADPGEGPGFAGPRIVVLVDDYDILTTAGQQPLQAFVPYLPSAQDIGLHFVIARRVAGSSRALYEPLLTTLRESGTAALVMNGERSEGQLFPQLYASAQPPGRGTLVRRGRPHQVVQTALGSP
- a CDS encoding DUF6177 family protein; translation: MTKDVIALTPKMPDAAALLVALAAGGADLDAASTGEGAVVQLLGAGGRPLVSVEAPVLVQVPGEAQRLLGTPAETPVWWTETRASTAVPEAAELAGAVAGRLAEVLGGSVWPEGAGRVTTVPVTSEASAAPAPAGALPTVDVVTESTAVVLADRPVVPLTAWLSDVLRTTAAFGAALHIVTPAHCRLSLPLRTVLTGAPNRWVVQDPDCGYYDGLSGAVLAWQDGTFAPARDEQGQARLAGAFQRPAAAAGERRLTVHLRTEHPAEADTLLGGALETAWQTLTGAGPAGWGTAEPVNLPWSPRQFTGLARSRMPEPTLVTAVGRPERPALATVRVTRTATGVEEDVTLSLGYGPAEEVPLGAVEELAEALVGGHGLVSMLVSVGPGRRDLSLTPRFTAPAVPVSYTLGARGVTEVTLTQARRPPLALKPVQVGPERRPGLHYPLGDGTGPEAWEALSTLLTHLRTAVPPLP